In Nisaea acidiphila, the DNA window AAACGTGTGCGAAGCCTCGTTCCGAGCTGTATTTAACCGTCAACACGTCGGCGCCTTCGGTCGTGACACTTATCGTCGGAAGGCTTGCATCGGGGTACAGGACGCGTACGTGGTTGTGAATTGTACCGTGGATCGCCTGAATAAGTGAGAAACAGTCTTTGAACGCTTCTGCGTGTCGGGTGTGCGAACGCATCAAATCCGAGAAAAGGAACTGTCCGAAAGTCCGCTGCAGCGCGCTCGCGCTCGCGCCGGTCCGCTCCGTAAGCGCGACGACAAGGGTCACCATTTCGGAGTGCGGATAGGTACCCGTGCGGCTGTAGCTGCCGCCGCTAGCCAACGAAGGATGGCTGAGAACGGCATCGGCAACCTCAAGTCCGAACTCATTTTCGACCAGATCGACGAACGCGACAAAAATCTCACCTTTCATCGTCTTTCTCCTCAGTATCGATAGTTGAACCTCGCGTCTCTATGTGTCGGGCGAGAACGGAGGGCTCTGCTGGTGCCGCAAGAATGTCCGCGTTTATGCTTGGGTCCAGTCCGACCGAGCTCGGACCAGCCCAGATTTCGGCCCCCGTCGCGCGATAAATCAACGTGTCAACGGCGGGCTCAATGTTCCCACGGCTTGTTTCGATCGGCTGCTCAAGGGGCAAAGCGTAAGCCGCGAGGCAATCCAGG includes these proteins:
- a CDS encoding heme NO-binding domain-containing protein, whose protein sequence is MKGEIFVAFVDLVENEFGLEVADAVLSHPSLASGGSYSRTGTYPHSEMVTLVVALTERTGASASALQRTFGQFLFSDLMRSHTRHAEAFKDCFSLIQAIHGTIHNHVRVLYPDASLPTISVTTEGADVLTVKYSSERGFAHVCHGLIEGCIDHFGESISIEAALPGDEPLINEASFRLTRSN